The following are encoded in a window of Rosa chinensis cultivar Old Blush chromosome 4, RchiOBHm-V2, whole genome shotgun sequence genomic DNA:
- the LOC112197018 gene encoding coatomer subunit beta-1 yields the protein MEKSCSLLVHFDKGTPAIANEIREALEGNDVEAKIDAMKKAIMLLLNGETLPQLFITIVRYVLPSEDHTVQKLLLLYLEIIEKTDAKGRVLPEMILICQNLRNNLQHPNEYIRGVTLRFLCRLNETEIIEPLIPSVLQNLEHRHPYIRRNAILAMMSIYKLPQGEQILVDAPEMIEKLLSTEQDPSAKRNAFLMLFTCAQDRAVNYLLTNVDKVSEWGELLQMIVLDLIRKVCRTNRGEKGRYIKIIISLLNVPSTAVVYECAGTLVSLSYAPTAIRAAANTYCQLLLSQSDNNVKLIVLDRLNELKSSHREVMADMFMDILRALSSPNLDVRRKTLDIVLELVTNRNINEVVLTLKKEVVKTQNGELEKNGEYRQMLIQAIHSCAVKFPEVASTVVHLLMDFLGDSNVASATDVIVFVREIIETNPKLRVSIITRLLDTFYQIRASRVCACALWIIGEYCLSLSEVESGLATIKQCLGELPFYSLSEEEEGNDSSKKVQQVNSMTVSSKRPAILSDGTYATQSAASETAFSPPTLVHGSLASGNLRSLLLTGDYFLGAVVACTLTKLVLRLEEVQPSKVEVHKASAQALLIIVSMLQLGQSPVLPHPIDNDSYDRMVLCIRLLCNTGDEIKKIWLQSCRQSFVSMLTEKQLRETAEIKAKAQISHAQPDDLIDFYHLKSRKGMSQLELEDEVQDDLKRATGEFIKEGDDANKLNRILQLTGFSDPVYAEAYVTVHHYDIVLDVTVINRTKETLQNLCLELATMGDLKLVERPQNYTLAPESSKKIKANIKVSSTETGVIFGNIVYETSNVHERTVVVLNDIHIDIMDYISPAVCSDGAFRTMWAEFEWENKVAVNTVIQDEKEFLDHIMKSTNMKCLTAPSALDGECGFLAANLYAKSVFGEDALVNVSIEKQVDGKLSGYIRIRSKTQGIALSLGDKITLKQKGGI from the exons ATGGAGAAATCTTGTAGTCTGCTAGTTCATTTTGATAAAGGAACACCCGCAATTGCAAATGAGATCAGGGAAGCTCTTGAAGGCAATGATGTAGAGGCAAAGATAGATGCAATGAAGAAGGCAATCATGCTTTTGTTGAATGGTGAAACATTGCCTCAGCTTTTTATCACCATTGTTCGATACGTTTTGCCTTCTGAGGACCACACTGTCCAGAAACTACTGCTGTTATATTTGGAGATAATTGAGAAAACTGATGCAAAGGGTAGAGTCTTACCTGAAATGATTTTAATTTGCCAAAATTTGAGGAACAACCTACAGCACCCCAATGAGTATATCCGTGGTGTAACTCTAAGGTTTCTTTGCCGGTTGAACGAGACCGAGATAATTGAGCCGTTAATCCCTTCTGTATTGCAAAATTTGGAGCATAGGCACCCTTATATTAGGAGAAATGCTATATTAGCTATGATGTCCATATACAAGCTACCACAGGGTGAGCAAATTTTGGTTGACGCGCCTGAAATGATTGAGAAGCTTCTTTCGACGGAGCAGGATCCATCTGCTAAGCGGAATGCGTTTCTCATGCTCTTCACTTGTGCCCAGGACCGTGCAGTTAATTATCTTTTGACCAATGTTGATAAGGTTTCTGAATGGGGTGAATTGCTGCAGATGATTGTGTTAGACCTGATACGGAAAGTGTGCAGGACAAATCGTGGAGAGAAGGGGAGGTACATTAAGATCATTATATCCTTATTGAATGTGCCTTCAACTGCAGTTGTTTATGAATGTGCTGGGACTCTCGTTTCCTTGTCATATGCCCCTACTGCTATTAGAGCTGCTGCCAACACCTACTGTCAGCTTCTTCTTTCTCAGAGTGACAACAATGTGAAGCTTATTGTTCTTGATCGGCTGAATGAGCTAAAGTCTTCTCATAGAGAAGTTATGGCTGATATGTTCATGGACATTCTTAGGGCACTTTCTAGTCCAAATCTTGACGTCCGTAGGAAGACCCTAGATATTGTTCTTGAGCTGGTTACTAACCGGAACATAAATGAGGTTGTTCTTACATTGAAAAAGGAAGTTGTTAAGACTCAAAATGGAGAGCTAGAGAAGAATGGTGAATACAGGCAGATGCTTATTCAGGCCATTCATTCTTGTGCAGTAAAGTTCCCGGAAGTTGCAAGCACAGTGGTCCATTTGTTGATGGATTTCTTGGGAGACAGCAATGTTGCTTCAGCTACTGATGTGATTGTGTTTGTTCGGGAGATAATTGAAACAAATCCTAAACTAAGGGTATCTATAATAACAAGGCTATTGGACACGTTTTACCAAATCCGAGCATCACGTGTTTGTGCTTGTGCTCTTTGGATTATTGGAGAGTACTGCCTATCACTTTCTGAAGTTGAAAGTGGACTTGCAACAATTAAACAGTGTCTTGGAGAATTGCCTTTTTACTCGctctcagaagaagaagaaggtaatGATTCTTCAAAGAAGGTTCAGCAAGTAAACTCCATGACCGTGTCTTCTAAAAGACCAGCTATTCTTTCTGATGGGACTTATGCCACACAGAGTGCTGCATCTGAAACTGCTTTCTCCCCACCTACCCTTGTTCATGGATCCTTGGCATCTGGGAACTTGAGATCCCTGCTTCTCACTGGTGACTATTTTCTTGGGGCAGTTGTTGCTTGCACACTGACCAAGCTTGTTCTGAGACTGGAAGAGGTTCAGCCATCTAAGGTGGAAGTGCATAAAGCATCAGCACAAGCACTGTTGATAATTGTCTCTATGCTGCAATTAGGCCAATCTCCAGTCCTTCCACATCCAATTGACAACGATTCATATGATAGGATGGTCCTCTGCATAAGATTGTTATGCAATACTGGTGATGAGATAAAGAAAATATGGCTGCAATCTTGCCGTCAAAGTTTTGTTAGTATGCTTACAGAAAAACAATTAAGGGAAACAGcggaaatcaaagcaaaggctCAGATTTCTCATGCACAGCCGGATGACCTTATTGACTTCTACCATTTAAAAAGCAGGAAG GGTATGAGCCAACTGGAACTTGAAGATGAGGTCCAAGATGATTTAAAACGTGCTACAGGAGAGTTCATCAAGGAAGGAGATGATGCAAACAAGCTCAACCGAATTCTCCAGCTCACTGGATTTAGCGACCCAGTGTATGCTGAAGCATATGTGACTGTACATCATTATGATATTGTCCTTGATGTCACAGTTATCAATCGAACCAAGGAGACCTTACAAAATTTGTGCTTGGAGTTGGCAACTATGGGGGATCTTAAGCTTGTTGAGCGGCCACAGAATTATACTCTGGCTCCTGAATctagtaaaaaaataaaagccaaCATCAAGGTGTCCTCAACCGAGACTGGAGTAATATTTGGAAATATTGTTTATGAGACCTCAAATGTGCATGAGCGAACAGTTGTTGTCCTCAACGATATTCATATCGACATTATGGATTACATCTCTCCTGCTGTTTGTAGTGATGGAGCTTTCAGAACCATGTGGGCAGAATTTGAGTGGGAGAACAAG GTTGCTGTCAACACAGTAATTCAAGACGAGAAGGAATTTCTCGACCATATCATGAAATCAACTAACATGAAGTGCCTCACTGCACC ATCGGCCTTGGATGGTGAGTGTGGATTCTTGGCAGCTAACTTGTATGCAAAGAGTGTGTTTGGAGAGGATGCCTTGGTGAATGTGAGCATTGAAAAGCAAGTGGATGGAAAGCTTAGTGGATACATCCGGATAAGGAGTAAGACCCAGGGAATTGCCCTCAGTTTGGGCGATAAGATTACTCTTAAGCAGAAGGGAGGCATTTAA
- the LOC112198429 gene encoding cytochrome P450 736A117, producing the protein MIELTHKTSLFMEYYFTLTLVLCLPIFFVLFRRWSSVNTKNQPPSPPKLPFLGNLHLLDSHPHRSLQALAHHHGPLMLLHFGSVPVLVVSSAEAAHEVLKTHDLTVASRPTCTVFKKLFYNCKDMASAPYGEYWRQLRSICVLNLLSTKMVRSFRAVREEETKFMISRIEQSCMSSSSKSSIVNLSEKLVTLTIDVTCRVTTGRKYNSIIGEDGKIVLFKDLLGEFIEILGSVYIGDYIPWLAWLTRVNGLDSKLDKVAKQFDGLLDRVIQDHIEQRSKSGNIKGNMNHTDDHDENGQKDFVDVLLGIQEDSSSFPIDRITVKALIMDMFSAATDSSYAVLEWTMAELLKHPRVMKKLQNEVREIAGNKVEITEDDLNGMKYLKAVIKETLRLHPPFTLLFRMSTEDKKIKGYNIKANTQIIVNTWQIGRDPKSYSNPDNYEPERFLNSDVDYIGNHFEFIPFGAGRRRCPGIQYAAMVSEIALANLVYLFDWAVPGGLGVHDIDMTESTGFITQMKYPLKAVAIPYLG; encoded by the exons ATGATAGAGCTAACCCATAAAACCTCCCTATTCATGGAATATTATTTCACCCTCACATTAGTACTATGTCTGCCCATTTTCTTCGTTCTCTTTCGCAGATGGTCTTCCGTTAATACCAAAAATCAACCACCTTCTCCACCAAAGCTTCCTTTCCTTGGGAACCTTCACCTACTAGACTCACATCCTCATCGCTCACTTCAAGCCCTAGCTCATCACCATGGCCCCCTCATGCTCCTCCATTTCGGAAGTGTCCCAGTCCTCGTTGTCTCCTCGGCTGAGGCTGCACATGAGGTCTTGAAAACACATGATCTCACAGTCGCCAGCAGACCAACGTGCACCGTCTTTAAGAAGCTTTTCTACAACTGCAAAGACATGGCGTCTGCACCTTATGGTGAGTATTGGAGGCAGTTGAGGAGTATATGTGTTTTAAATCTTTTGAGCACCAAAATGGTTCGCTCTTTTCGTGCCGTGAGAGAAGAGGAAACAAAATTCATGATCTCCAGGATAGAACAATCATGTATGTCCTCCTCTTCAAAGTCATCAATCGTGAATTTAAGTGAAAAGCTTGTGACGCTTACTATTGATGTCACCTGTAGAGTGACTACGGGCAGGAAGTACAATAGCATCATTGGGGAAGATGGTAAAATAGTATTGTTTAAGGATCTTTTAGGGGAGTTTATTGAGATATTAGGAAGCGTCTACATCGGAGACTATATCCCATGGCTGGCTTGGTTAACTCGTGTCAATGGTTTGGACTCTAAATTAGACAAGGTGGCTAAACAGTTTGATGGCCTTTTAGATAGAGTGATTCAAGATCATATTGAGCAACGTTCCAAGAGTGGAAACATTAAAGGGAATATGAATCATACGGATGATCATGACGAGAATGGCCAAAAGGACTTCGTGGACGTTTTACTTGGGATTCAAGAAGACAGCTCATCATTCCCTATTGATAGAATCACCGTGAAGGCTCTCATCATG GACATGTTTTCGGCTGCAACTGATTCATCGTATGCAGTTCTAGAGTGGACAATGGCAGAGCTTTTAAAACATCCAAGAGTAATGAAAAAATTGCAAAATGAGGTCAGGGAAATAGCTGGAAACAAAGTAGAGATCACTGAGGATGATTTGAATGGAATGAAGTACTTGAAGGCTGTGATCAAAGAAACTCTTCGCTTACATCCTCCGTTTActttattattcaggatgtcaACTGAAGATAAGAAAATAAAGGGTTACAACATTAAAGCCAACACTCAAATTATTGTTAACACATGGCAGATAGGAAGAGATCCCAAATCATACAGCAACCCAGACAACTATGAACCAGAAAGGTTCTTGAACAGTGATGTAGATTATATAGGGAATCATTTCGAATTTATTCCATTTGGGGCTGGAAGGAGGAGATGTCCCGGAATTCAGTATGCCGCTATGGTTAGTGAGATTGCTTTGGCAAATTTGGTGTACCTGTTCGACTGGGCAGTCCCTGGTGGACTAGGGGTACATGATATAGACATGACTGAATCCACTGGCTTTATAACACAAATGAAGTATCCACTCAAAGCCGTTGCTATCCCTTATTTAGGATGA